The following is a genomic window from Rutidosis leptorrhynchoides isolate AG116_Rl617_1_P2 chromosome 8, CSIRO_AGI_Rlap_v1, whole genome shotgun sequence.
GTATACGTGTATATGCCTCTGTATCTATGTATTTTTATCTAGTCTAGGTGATATATAGGGTCCCGTGTATATGTTTGTatctgtatatgtatgtatgtatctaggTGCATGCATCTAAGTGTATATATGTTTGTCTGTATCGGTATCTAGGTATATATACCTATGAAAGTATCTATATGTATACGTGTTTAGGTATAGGTATTTATACATGCTTACGTGTGTGCGGGAGCATATACACATACATGCTTATTGGGGGGGGGGGGATGTGTAACTGTGTATTTTGATTGTTCGTATGTCTACTTGAAATTACATATCACTGCGCCTTATATCATTCATGCTATCTGTCATACTGTTGTGCATTATTGCTATATGTGTTTTGTTTTATGGGTACTTTGTATGGTTGCATCTTGCTAGGcgcacataactcttacaggtacgtatactttcctggccggaggtcctttaggaagcaatctcttggctctcgagtagagggagggacgatcttatctagacgcgggttctatacccgcgggtggagtagtgacttccttctaatctagtgttcgaggaatgattgtctacactccacctcccccataccctacattcgTGGAATTGTGTATTGTTGTTGTTTGAGTCCTCTTCAAGGCATAATTGAGAATGCCCATTGAATGAGCAATTCAATAAGAGAGCTCGGATAGCAATACCGATTCGATCTGAGCTCTCTTGGAATAAGTTCGGCAGCGGATCACGAAATCTTGGTCATCTTCTCTATCTAATATCCGAACAAAATGGACCAAGGACCCACAAGGATAGAACATGAAATCTATAAGCCAATGGAAGACTATTTACATATTGAGTCGATTCAGATCCTGCACTAATCTGCATGGTATCTACTTATTTTTCAAAGCTGATTGCTTTGAGCAAATAAGCTAGAAAATATGTTTTTATAATGAATAGAATGTATAGACATGGATTAAGGTGATGTAGTCAGAACATGATATACTCTATGACatgcaataaaagtccatttataacCAAAAAACGTCCTACACTGCAAGTAATAGGATATATTCAATCCTGTGATTTGCACAATTTAttttaaactaaataatcaagagtAAATTCTTACATGCTTACTGTTACAGTCGATAGTGCCACGTGTAGCATATTATCTGCTTCGTATCCAATATACTCTTGAAGTGCATAATGTGTAGGGTTTTACATTTTTTTGTTACAGACTGTACAAACACAACAACGAGCAGAGAGAGATGCTGCAATTGCTAGGTTGGAGCAAAGCCGAATTGTTCTTGCATTGAGATTGGCTGACCATCATGGTAAAAAGTACAAAGTCATTGAAGAAGCGCGAGCTTTTGTCGGTGAAGTACAGAATCACAGTAAATATGTCCCACCTGAGAACGGTTACACACCAGAAGAATCATATGGTGTTGGGAAGAGGTCAAATATTCTATTCAAACTGGTGATATCTAGCTTTAACTTTGCCAAGAAGTCTCTGAAAGTTGAGCATCTGGGCGGTGTGTTGGGGAATGCTGCTTTATTTGCAGTGAGCATGCTGGCATTGTTGCATCTTCATCAGGTAGCCGATAGGGATCGTTACATATCAGATTTGCAACATATACACGAAGTTAATAATAGTCTTAACAAGAATGTGACCAAAGTTTATCTACCCGAGGGTGGTTCTTCTAATGGTCTAGACGTGTTATCAGCCAGAGGCTAGGAGACTAATGAGTAATCCAACTGAGTGTGATCATATTATTAGGTTGGTTGATGTTTCCTTGATAAGGATGAAATGTGGGGTGGGCTTTTGAAAATTTTACGTTCGAGTGTGTTTTCTTTTTTGTTGGCAAATGGTGGGGTCTGGCCTTGTTTTCGAAAGTGTTAACGTGCTATGGATGGTAGATTTGTATATTCTTAGGCtgcttttttattattttattttctgGGTGCACGACAAAGATTGATCATTTGAAAATTTGATTGTTAAACGAGTCTTTTATGCTTTGGTGGTTTTTGGCCTTTTGCTTCTGAGTTGCACTCTTGCTAGTAGGGTTCTTGTTGCATTTTGTTCAAGAAAAAGCATTAGTGAATGCTAAAGAAAAAGAAAAGGTCAAACACTAACGGTTATGATCGTATATAATTATCTAACAAGGTTTGTTGTTGTATTGCATACCAAGGTAACCCCCAAATAAGGTTATGTTTGGCGATACGCCTTATTTGagggttttttatttatttattaaagctGTGAGATTAACCGAACAATGACTAATTTTAATGTCTAAAACTGAAGCTGTCAT
Proteins encoded in this region:
- the LOC139862436 gene encoding plastid division protein PDV1, with the translated sequence MKWEMDMEMEEVEAVLEKIWDLHDKLSDAIHSISRSHFLHSVKSLRTTHSNDLFDRKKLSDADVKGGFVYVKDFPMEQDDDSAIHEAKSLNSIRTALENLEDQLEFFHTVQTQQRAERDAAIARLEQSRIVLALRLADHHGKKYKVIEEARAFVGEVQNHSKYVPPENGYTPEESYGVGKRSNILFKLVISSFNFAKKSLKVEHLGGVLGNAALFAVSMLALLHLHQVADRDRYISDLQHIHEVNNSLNKNVTKVYLPEGGSSNGLDVLSARG